In Pyrus communis chromosome 1, drPyrComm1.1, whole genome shotgun sequence, the following are encoded in one genomic region:
- the LOC137735289 gene encoding serine/threonine-protein kinase SRK2A, with protein sequence MEKYELVKDIGSGNFGVARLMRNKETKELVAMKYIERGLKIDENVAREIINHRSLRHPNIIRFKEVVLTPTHLAIVMEYAAGGELFERICNAGRFSEDEARYFFQQLISGVSYCHSLQICHRDLKLENTLLDGSPAPRLKICDFGYSKSSLLHSRPKSTVGTPAYIAPEVLSRREYDGKLADVWSCGVTLYVMLVGAYPFEDQEDPKNFRKTINKIMSVQYKIPDYVHISQDCRHLLSRIFVANPGRRITIKEIKNHPWFLKNLPRELTEAAQTVYYRKENPTFSLQSIEDIMKIVEEAKNPPPVSRSIGGFGWGEEDGDTKEDVEGEGEEEDEYDKTVKEVHASGEVRVS encoded by the exons ATGGAAAAGTACGAGCTTGTTAAGGATATTGGATCTGGGAATTTTGGGGTGGCCAGGCTTATGAGGAACAAAGAGACCAAAGAGCTCGTCGCCATGAAATACATCGAACGCGGCCTCAAG ATTGATGAGAATGTGGCAAGGGAAATCATAAACCATAGATCACTTCGCCACCCAAACATCATTCGGTTCAAGGAG GTAGTTTTGACTCCTACACATCTTGCTATTGTTATGGAGTATGCGGCTGGTGGAGAGCTCTTTGAGAGGATTTGCAATGCAGGAAGGTTCAGTGAAGATGAG GCTAGGTATTTTTTTCAGCAGCTTATCTCGGGAGTTAGCTACTGTCATTCTCTG CAAATATGCCACCGAGATTTGAAGCTGGAAAATACCTTGCTGGATGGCAGCCCAGCTCCACGCCTGAAAATTTGCGATTTTGGTTATTCTAAG TCATCCTTGCTGCATTCAAGGCCTAAATCAACTGTGGGAACTCCTGCATATATTGCTCCTGAAGTTCTTTCTCGAAGAGAGTATGATGGCAAG TTGGCAGATGTGTGGTCATGTGGAGTAACCCTGTATGTTATGCTGGTGGGAGCTTATCCATTTGAAGACCAAGAAGATCCAAAGAATTTCAGGAAAACCATTAAT AAAATAATGTCTGTTCAGTACAAGATCCCAGACTATGTTCACATATCTCAAGATTGTAGGCATCTCCTCTCTCGCATCTTTGTTGCAAATCCAGGAAGG AGGATCACCATTAAAGAAATCAAGAACCACCCGTGGTTTTTAAAGAACTTGCCGAGAGAGCTTACAGAAGCAGCTCAAACCGTTTACTACAGAAAAGAAAACCCAACCTTTTCTCTCCAAAGTATTGAAGACATCATGAAGATAGTGGAGGAAGCCAAAAATCCTCCTCCAGTTTCCCGATCAATTGGAGGCTTTGGCTGGGGAGAAGAAGATGGTGATACAAAGGAAGATGTAGAAGGcgagggagaagaagaagacgagtATGACAAGACAGTCAAAGAAGTACATGCAAGTGGAGAAGTGCGCGTCAGCTGA